From the Labrus mixtus chromosome 10, fLabMix1.1, whole genome shotgun sequence genome, the window tcatcaccaccatcatcaccatcaccatcatcaccatcaccatcatcttcatcatcatcaccatcatcttcatcatcatcaccatcatcaccatcatcttcatcatcatcaccatcatcaccatcaccatcatcttcatcatcaccatcatcttcatcatcatcaccatcatcaccatcatcttcatcatcatcaccatcatcaccaccatcatcaccatcaccatcatcaccatcaccatcatcttcatcatcatcaccatcatcttcatcatcatcaccatcatcaccatcatcatcatcaccatcatcaccaccatcatcaccatcaccatcatcaccatcaccatcatcttcatcatcaccatcatcttcatcatcaccatcatcttcaccatcatcttcatcatcaccaccatcatcaccatcatcaccatcatcatcatcatcaccatcatcatcatcaccatcaccatcatcatcaccatcatcatcatcatcaccatcatcatcaccatcaccatcatcatcatcatcttcttcatcaccatcatcatcatcatcaccatcatcatcaccaccatcatcatcatcaccatcatcttcatcatcaccatcatcatcaccatcatcttcatcatcaccatcatcatcatcatcaccaccatcatcatcatcaccatcatcaccatcaccatcatcttcatcatcaccatcatcatcaccatcatcttcatcatcaccatcatcaccatcatcttcatcatcaccatcatcttcaccatcatcttcatcatcaccaccatcatcaccatcatcatcatcatcatcttcttcatcaccatcatcatcaccatcatcatcaccatcatcaccaccatcatcaccatcatcaccatcaccaccatcatcaccatcatcatcatcatcaccatcatcatcaccatcatcaccatcatcttcatcatcaccatcatcatcatcatcaccatcatcatcatcatcatcttcttcatcaccatcatcatcaccatcatcatcaccatcatcaccaccatcatcaccatcatcaccatcatcaccatcaccaccatcatcaccatcatcaccatcatcaccatcatcaccatcatcttcatcatcaccatcatcatcatcaccaccatcatcaccatcatcaccatcatcaccatcaccaccatcatcaccatcatcaccatcatcatcatcatcaccatcatcatcaccatcatcaccatcatcttcatcatcaccattgtCTTTACATCAGTTTTGGTGACGCAGGACATGCAGCCTCTGATTGGCCGGGTTGTCACAGATGATTATTAGGTCCGGTGTGGTTCAGTTCAGTACAGTAGAACCTGATCTTGCTTGTGTCACAGCCAATCGTACCCTTATTTAGTAAGTGGAGTGTGAGCCAGATGGAGATACCCGCGTCAGCTATGAAAtaatgtgacatcatagcagcccaacacagtgtagcccgctattaattaagttcaacgggacacagtaaacaaaaaaaaaaaaaagggaccctttaggTTCGGATCAGTTCctttggcaccccaacagaagggtaccaaaaaagtaggatggtATGGATcacttattttggtaccattcccaactttttgcggtggaaacgccaataaaggGGTACCGTACCGAACCAAACTGAAGtggaccacttggtggaaacggggctttaaaTTCACCTATTGTTTGGTTTTATCtccaatttcgattccactgtatgtctcgcatattttgaaattgacaataaagttgactttgactttgactttgacttatGAATCTATCTGAAGAATTtctgaaaaaaactcaaaatgatTGCGCTTCAAGTTTTCTGCAGTTACACTTCAAACTATTCAAAGATTCACTTCCAGCTGACTCCTTCCTTACCCCGACTGTGTACTGACCACTCTGAGAAAAACCCACCTAACCCCTATTGTTTCTTCAAACAgccaacaggaaacaggaagtaaggCAAACAGGAGGTGAGTCAAACAGGAAAGGGCAGGACCCCGAGGAAATGCAGCACAGAAATCATTTTAGGATTTTATAATTGAATATTTCATTCACATTGTGCTTTGATCAAACTCTTCTTTATCTAAATAACCacattgtgttatttattttatttctgcatcTCCTCACTGTACTCTGGTCTTTTTGTGTAactgttattattgtttttataacagcaacctgctgttgtttttgttgttcttgcACTGTTTGTCTCCATCCTGCTCTGTCCTTCCCTCCATCCCCTCTCCAACCCAACAGtctcagcagatggctgttcaacatgagtctggttctgctcgaggtttctgcctgttaaaggaagtttttcctcgCCATTGTTACTTTTCCAAGTTCTGTGCTCAcggtggattaatgttgagtCTTTGTATATAATTTACCAAAGAGTATAgagctgctctttttgtttgcaGATAACATTCAGTTTAAATTAGTGCTAAGATTAATTGATATGACTCACCTTCTTCCAGGTTAGCACAGGTGTGGGAACGCCCACCGCCTCGCAGCTCAGGTACACCTGAGAGCCGCTCACGTTGTAGACCTCACCTGGAGGAGTGACGATGACCGGAGCTGCAGACAGACGGgtaaatagagagagagtggtgttCGTGACTGTCAGTAAAATCAGAGATAATTAAGTTTGGATGAGGGGAAGTTTCCACATGAATGTGAAACAGGATGCAACAGGTCGCAGGAATCTGCCGGAGACAGAAAATCCTCTGTGACCTCTGTGGAATTCAGTTCGGTCTGAGCGCGCTCAGGGGGGTTTTTCCATGTAGAAAGAATTTGGTGTTTtcagagggatgaaggaggatCATCATCACTCAGTGTGAGTTACTGTCAGCGAGTCAAAGAGCTTCATGTCGGATTAATCTGTTTAAACACGACCGTCTGTCAACACAGCAAATTTAACAACAGACAGAGTTATATATAAAACactcatatatttatattttaatatataaaacactcatatatttatattttaataaataaaacactcatATAAAGagttatacagtatataaatcaCACATATATTTATAACTCAAACATATTTATAGAATAGTATATAAAAGCCTACACATATATTAATGATTAGTGATGAAAACTTTAATATGATCTTAATTATCATCTATGTGGTTAAGACTGTGTCAAATAACTTgtataatagtaataataataataataataataataataataatagtaaaatgATAATTATTAAAGTTGGGCAGGGCTGGAGTACTGGCCTTAAGACTCAGATAGAAGAGcccagaagaaaaaacaatcaaagtagctcaaagaaacaaaacaagtgtcTCACTCTCACATGTGTCTCACTCTCACATGTGTCTCACTCTCACATGTGTCTCACTTTCACCTTTTGTGTCACTCTTTATAATTCTAGAATTAATTTAGCAGTCGCTTTTGTCCAAAGTGTCGTATATGAGActaactaaaaaacaaacaagaaacaagCAAGATCTCGAAAGGAGAAAACAAAGTCACAAACAGCTTTACCAGGACACAGACAGGTAAAGCACTGATTGTCTcactctcacctgtgtgtctcactctcacctgagtgtctcactctctcacctgtgTATCTCCCTCTCGCCTATGTGTCTCACTCTCTCATATGCGTCTCTCACTCTATGTGTCTCACTCTCTAATATGtgtgtctcactctctcacctgtgTGCCTCCCTCTCGCCTGtgtgtctcactctctcacctgtgtgtctcacTCTCACATGTGTGTCTCACTATCTCACCTGTGTGCCTCACTCTCACTTGTGTGTCTcactctcacctgtgtgtctcactctcacctgtgtgtctcactctctcacctgtgtgtctcactctctcacctgtgTGCACTGTGCATCTCATGCTCACCTGCAGCGCAGCGTCCTTTGTTCTGCACAGTGATTGGTGGATTCCCCTCGGTCCCGGCTGTCAGGCTGGCGCTCTTCAGTGCGCAGCCGGTCTTGTATGTCACCCCGTCGGAGCCGCACACTTCGTAGTTGCTCTTACAGGTGCAGACTCccagtttgttctttttgtcctCGTTGCTTTTCAAACACTCCAGGCCGGGTCCACAGCGGCGAGCTGCAGTGCGTCGCCCCCCGCACAGCTCCCCCTCGGCGGCTGCGCAGACGGAGCAGCAGCCGCAGGAATCCATCAGAGTGCCTGCGGGGCAGCCGTCCGCCGGGAGAGGAGCGCACTGATCCGGATCACATGGTCCACATCCCGCAGCTGCCGAGACCcccgagaggagagagaggagcggaaaaacacagattaaagtCTTCATGACTACGGTCTGCTGGTCTGAGCCCTGAACTCAGACTGTGAGCCTTTTTAAAGAGACTGACTGACTCCGCCCCCCTATGTGGACTGTCTCCGACCCTCCGACCCTACTGAGCCCAGAGCTGCTCTCACTATATAATggttattaaaaaataacttttgaaaacatttttctgttacAGTTTGAGAAAGAAGTTTTACTGGCGGATAACTTAAACTTAACTGAAATAACAccaataatatatattaaaacattttattatccCTAACAAGATATTTAATTCAATTAGATTTGTAGCCTATTTAATTTCTGATGGTTTCATAtcaatttattaaaatatttaatatttttgatCACTTTGAtcactgatttttaaaatgtatttttatggtctttttatacctttattctagagataggacagaggattcgaaccagggccgccacaataaccactaggctactggtgcaataaaaatgtgattttctgttttaactgtagggatttaaattgttcttgtttctttaCACACAGTGAGCGTCCAGACACTCAACATGACATCACGAGTTAAAAACTGGATTTTCCATTTAAAATCTGTTAAACTTCatctactttttaaaatatagttacAATTGTGTAAGTAGGTTTTACGTTTAAATGTCACGAGAGAAAATGTCACAACatcaataacaaaacattgtTAAATTATCTGTAAATAGTTTCAGCTCGTtggttgaaaaagaaaacaggaaatatctCAAGTCAAAGGGTCAAGTTTATTCTTCTGTTTACAGAGAGCAGGAAGTaacacacaagcacgcacacacacacacacacacaacttattTGACATAGTATTTACAGTTACACAGTTTTCATACTTTAATAACATTGTACTTTGATTCAGTGACTCtttgtgtacagtgtgtactTGTTGCAGTAATCGTTCATGAAGGctgacagcagctctctgtaGAGAGTGTAGATGTTGTGTAATTGTGTTTCCCTGCACACATTGTTGATAAAGGCTGACAGCAGCTCTCTGGActctgtgtacatgttgtgttgttgtgtttatctgAAGTATTTCTTGATGAAGGCTGACAACAGATCGCTGTACGGAGTTTCAGATCTTGCCGTTTTCAGTTTGAGGAGTCTGTGCACTGACGGAGATCGGAGGATGAGGTTGTGACTGAATCCGACCAGACTGGAGACACACCAGTACAGAGACATGGACTGTAAGAGAATCACAACACATAGAGAAAGAGTGTTTAACACTAAAGTTAAACCTGTGATAATACACATTCAATATGTCGTGTCCTGGTCCAGGTGTGGGCCTCAGCAGGAACATGTTCCTGTGTTTGTCGGAGGGGGGGAGATGTGTGTTGATACTGGTGCATGTGAAGGGGGCGTGGTCTAATAAACATGTCTGAATGTGTTTAATCTGATGAACGAGCTCAGGAATGTTCAACACACCtgaacatgttactgtagagaaaaacatttgaacctGGTCTCCATCAGAAACCTCTGAACCAACACcaggacctggacctggaccagATCGTGGATCTAGTCTGTGTACACTGACTGTATTTACTGACAGCACTGATTGTATTTACTGACTGTATCCACTGACTGTAttcactgactttatttactgactgtattcactgactttatttacTGACTTTATTTACTGACTGTATCCACTGACTGTAttcactgactttatttactgactgtattcactgactttatttacTGACTTTATTTACTGACTGTATCCACTGACTGTAttcactgactttatttactgactgtattcactgactttatttacTGACTTTATTTACTGACTGTATCCACTGACTGTATTCACTGATTGTATTTACTGACTGTATCCACTGACTGTAttcactgactttatttactgactgtattcactgactgtattcactgactttatttactgactttatttactgactgtattcactgactttatttactgactgttttttactgactgtattcactgttttttactgactgcattcactgactttattaactgactgtattcactgactttatttactgactgtattcactgactttatttactgactgtattactgactttatttactgactgttttttaCTGACTGTATTAACTGACTGTATTCACTGTTTTTTACTGACTGCAttcactgactttatttactgactgtatttactgactttatttactgactgtattcactgactttatttactgactgttttttaCTGACTGCATTCACTGACTGTAttcactgactttatttactgactgtattcactgactgtattcactgactttatttactgactgcattcactgactttatttactgactgttttttaCTGACTGCATTCACTGACTGTAttcactgactttatttactgactgcattcactgactttatttactgactgttttttaCTGACTGCATTCACTGACTGTAttcactgactttatttactgactgcattcactgactgttttttactgactgtattcactgactgtattcactgactttatttactgactgtattcactgactttattcactgactgtattcactgactttatttactgactgtattcactgactttatttactgactgtattcactgactttatttactgactgcattcactgactttatttactgactgttttttaCTGACTGCATTCACTGACTGTAttcactgactttatttacTGACTGTATTCACTGACTGTTTTTTGCTGACTGCATTCACTGACTGTATTCACTGACTGTTTTTTACTGACTGCAttcactgactttatttactgactgtattcactgactttatttactgactgttttttaCTGACTGTATTAACTGACTGTATTCACTGACTGTTTTTTACTGACTGTATTCACTGACTGCATTCACTGACTGTATTCACTGACTGCATTCACTGACTGTAttcactgactttatttacTGACTGTTTTTACTGACTGTATTCACTGACTTTATTAACTGACAGTATTCACTGACTGTTTTTTACTGACTGCACCGACTGACTATTTACTGACTGTAttcactgactttatttacTGACTGTTTTTGTTGACTGCACCGACTGACTGTATGTACTGACTGTATTCACTGACTGTTTTTATTGACTGCACTGACTGACTATATTTACTGACTGTGTTTACTGGCTGCATTCACTGACTCACTCACagactgtttttaccgactgtTTCACTCACTGAGGGGACTGTTGCAGCTATCGGGATCATCAGGACTGAAAACGCCCGGATGACGTTCGTCACATACTTCTGAAAACGAGTCGCCTCCAgtctctgcagagaaaacacctgaagaagaaaagaggtgGATCAAGAGGTTTAACACTTTAAAAGTCTTTGTAACATGTTTATCCTGCCAGTTGAATCTCCAGGTATGTGGACGTGGATAACACGTGAACAAGCTTCAAACACTtaaccatttatttttttcaatacgGTATAATTATAAAATCTTCCACAGATTTGAActcttttgttttcactgcaaacatttcacacagttGTTCCCCTGAAAGAGTTCGTCTCCGTGTCAATGTTTGATTTTACATTTGTGCAGCAGCTCTTATGCATTGTGTTATCTTATTGTTTGTTAGACATAATGTAAATTGTGCATTGttaaagaaagttgaaaataaatTCCACCTGTGCCGCTgatgtacgacggaggattagggccacgttaaaaaaaaaaccccaaaaaaatcaaacattttgagattaaactcacaaatttatgagaataatcttgtaaattgacgagttcgagaccagcctgccgCAAAACGATGAAAGGAGAACCCTTAAACTCTTTGGTTCTTTTTTCATaaagccacagtttcttgcagtactttttcagggtcctgatattttatgacaatgtgaagatgatgatttgCCAAAAGCAtttgatatagactaaaataacgactttattcttttattctttaaagccTTTCTTTAGAGTTCTCCTTTCATAatttttgcgcaggctggtctcgaactcgttaatttactagattattctcgtaaattaacaaatttaatcttgtaaatttacaacttaaaTTTCGTAAATTTACTTCTTTAatcttgaaatgtttgattttttttttttttttttacatggccctaatcctccatcGTACTGATATTCACAGGAGCTGCTATCTCGGAGAGGGGTAGCCACGCCTCCAAATGAATTTAAGTCTAAGACGGCAGGAGGTCTACTCACAATTAAGATATTCATAACTCTCAAATgttaatatattttcaaactgaTTGTTTCGTCACAATGTCAGACATGTATTAATGATCCAGGATACTCGGTTAAATAAAACGCCCTGCTCTGCTGGGTCAGAAGACATCATCAGGAGATAAGACTGACCTCTACGATGAGCAGGTTTGTGAGTCCGAGGCAGACCGGGAGGATCCAGGTGGGGTCCGGTAACGTGAGGTCAGAGAACCagagagcgccccctgctgccAGTCCAGACTGAAGACCTGCACAGACCAGAGTACTGTCAGAGGGACCAAAACCTGGTCCGATTGCCTCGTCCTAGTCCATGTCCTCGGGTCTCATTTATAAGCATGGCACACACACAACGAAACTGGCCTACGCGAAACTAAGTTTGTGAGCTTTCTGTTGGTAAAAATGTGCCAGACCACAAACCTGGACTGGTCTAGACCATTGGCTTACCGGACTGATCCAGACTTAGGTTCCTGAGGGCCAGAGACAGACTGATCCACAGGGGGATCTGGACCCAGACCAGCAGACTGGCTTTGACGGGGTGACAGTTGTCCCTGACGTAGAGCTCCGAGACCAGCCGACGCAGATTCTTCTTGAACTGGAACCTGAAACCAAACAGAGACCACGGACAAAAAGAACTGAGACGTGGTCCTCCTCAGAACCCAGACTCCTCAGACCCACTCAGTGTGAGTCAGGATGGACCCTGTACACCTTGTAGGATCTGATCTCATTGATGatccagctgtttgtgtttgtttacctgctctgtttctctgtccagcctctctctctcgctcggaCTGAAACTTCATATCGGAGTCTTTTTGCTAGCTCTGAGATCTCCACCTGCAGCGCCTCCACCTGTAAACACCTGGAGGTTACTATGGttacaaagagacagaaaagtgtcCTTCATTTCTTTATCTGGGTAAGAGGCGAGCAGcgtacaaaaacaacaacggaCGCGTGTCAGCACTCGGGCTTCACTTCATGTTACAGCTCtattgaagaggaggagagagggaaggaatgagggaaggaaggagggaaggaaggagggaaggaaggaaggaaggagggaggaggaggaatttattgtgaaaatattctgtgtttacattctgtctgaGGTTGGTTCACAGATTTGAGAAAAGATGGTAGACTCAAAACTCCTCCATGTTTAGACTCAAAACAGCAACCTGTctatctgacttcctgtctgtcttcccatctgtctgtctgtctgaaaacCTCATAGTTTCATACTCAGTATGACATCACTTTGAGTATGTAATACATTCTGAAGCACACTGGTCGTACTAAAGCCAACCACAGAGGCATGCAAATAAAAGTAACTGAACAGTCATTTGCTTTATATGATATCAAATACTGTTAATATAACTAAGTTATTTAAGGTGAATTTTAGAGCGTGTATGTTAACGCACTTTTTATTAACATACACGCTCTAAAATTCAGCGAGCCAGTAGATCTACAAACTGCTCAGATAATGTACAAGGCACACAATCATTTGCGTCCGAACAGCATTCAGAGGTTTTTTGAACTAAGGTGAACAGGTGTGTATGaaaaaccaaaggtaaggacaaacataaagaacaggtgtatttCGGTAAAAGGGGTTAACTTGTTGGAATACTTATGACAtggaattaagaatgtgtagttcactttccagatttaaatttttgtttaaaaaaaatggtgtttaacaaaatataaaaggtcggtttgattattttttgtgagtgtgacttctgtttcgttttttgtttgtttcatttgttttgaaagaaattcttagAACAAAATTTTGTTctagtagtgtcttaaataattaaatattaatatttgtaacaagggtaggtgtaataagataaagcttcagatgtttttgttttttcttgtgaccgaaataaatgattactacgaCTACTAAGTAGCTGAACGAGTAATGGGTggatgtttaatgttttttaaattatatttgcGGACCAATGGTCGTGCTAGTTTGGTGCTAGATTATCCAACCTTGATAGAGAAACAGGTGTGATGGACAGTCATGTAACCCGGAGGTAAGTAAGAGGCTAACAGTAAACTAACGGACCGGTAAGCATGCAGTATATTTTAGTGTGTTTTTGAGTATGTAGTAGGCAGTATAGCGTGAGGTCACAACCTTACAGTCTGTAcctctcagctcattggttcaTTTAAATACTGCTCACAGATTTGAAGCTTCACATTTAAAGCAGCTGGTCTCTGTAGTTTTAatcaaacaggagaaaacagCTTATGTTGGAGACTactttcagagtgtgtgtggtgatgaAGGAGCATTAGTGGAGATCGCCCCCTTCAGTAGTTGAAGCATTATTACACACTAACACAGCAGCTGTAAGGACTCTACAGAGTGGATTACACATATAAAGTATACATACAGTAAAGCTCCTCACGGGAAGatggttcctggtttgaatcccagtcTGACAGGGTTCAGCTGTGAGGAGTTTAAACGTTCACCAcgtacatgtttttgttctctccAGGTTATCACACAGTCCTGAGACGTGCTCGTTAGTGGTCACTGTAGATAAGCcgtcagcgtgtgtgtttttgttttgagtgtCTAAACATGTCATCTCAACTGATTATCGCACTAACATAACGCAGGTGACGTACGTTACCTTGGCAATGATGACCATCTGGTAGACGGCGAGTGGCAGAGTGACGAGAGTTCTGACTGAAAGCGTTGCCGCGGCGATGCTCAACCACCACGGCAGCCCACTCAGCTGCTGCGCGCTCACCAGGAAGTGTTCGCACAGGTGAACCGGAGGCGAGTCGGACAGCGCGCTGTACCAGCCGCCCGCACCGTCGTCACCGGCAACACCCGAGAACCTCCTGACACCTGACGGCGTCCACAGACCTGATGGAGTCCACACACCGGACGGCTTCAGCACACCTGACGCCGCCCAGACCCCTGACGGCGTCCAGATTCCTGACATGTTGCTGACCACTGACATGTTCCTTCGACACCTGGCTGAAGTGAATCCGGTAGATTGAGGTACAGAGCAGGTGTGACCAGGTAGAGGCGACTTCCCGTTCAATGCAGTAAAACAGAATCCTTGTGCAGAAagctggaggaggcggggctgcAGGACAACCGACCTCAAAGATCCTCCCACAGTCACCATggtgactgtaaaaaaaagagagacacctTAAAGTTTTAccctcagagaaacacacagactgtataaaaagatggacaacacgAACGCcaccaaaagtgaagccaaaacatttagagctccccctgctgactggatgtttgtgtgttttcttgttatcACCGTCACGTAAACGACTTCTGTTCTGTGTATATCACTCACACAACATAACTAGAACGCTTCTTGTGACTCTGACCATGTTCACCGTTTCAAAACCGGACCAACACAGATTTCCATAACCGCTAGTGTCAGCTTTAAAATGACTCAAGGATCTGTTCACAAGGGACCTTTGATCTTTTATAAGGaagtttaatgtttgtttttgttaaaggaTGGGGCGACCGTCTGTGTGTAAAGTCAATAGATTTAACCATATAGGCCAGTGgtctccaaacttttttttcttgcgggccgaAATTGTCGTGTGAGATTCGCtggcgggccacaggttttgttttttaaaatatagttgaaaaaaatattaaggcttttgtagatcagaatcaaaaggttcgctaaagaaaccctttaataaaaggaaatcaaatattttgatttcttcgttctactttatttgtttttttctcagagcctGTAATGTGGttcatttagctcaggtcattaaatggttaaacaacaatCCGCTTGTTTTCAAAAACtgcatgagtttttttttcatggtttacaaaaaaatgtggaaaatagtaaaagctgtagatttaaaaaaacaacaacatgttactgaacattctCTCTTTTAGGAGTTt encodes:
- the igfbp7 gene encoding insulin-like growth factor-binding protein 7; this encodes MKTLICVFPLLSLLSGVSAAAGCGPCDPDQCAPLPADGCPAGTLMDSCGCCSVCAAAEGELCGGRRTAARRCGPGLECLKSNEDKKNKLGVCTCKSNYEVCGSDGVTYKTGCALKSASLTAGTEGNPPITVQNKGRCAAAPVIVTPPGEVYNVSGSQVYLSCEAVGVPTPVLTWKKVINGRKRMELLPGDRDNLAIQTRGGPEKHEVTGWVLISPLTKEEEGSYECHATNTKGEASAIGTIHLVESLDDITVKKVMKEDEL
- the LOC132981695 gene encoding cytochrome c oxidase assembly protein COX18, mitochondrial; translation: MVTVGGSLRSVVLQPRLLQLSAQGFCFTALNGKSPLPGHTCSVPQSTGFTSARCRRNMSVVSNMSGIWTPSGVWAASGVLKPSGVWTPSGLWTPSGVRRFSGVAGDDGAGGWYSALSDSPPVHLCEHFLVSAQQLSGLPWWLSIAAATLSVRTLVTLPLAVYQMVIIAKVEALQVEISELAKRLRYEVSVRARERGWTEKQSRFQFKKNLRRLVSELYVRDNCHPVKASLLVWVQIPLWISLSLALRNLSLDQSGLQSGLAAGGALWFSDLTLPDPTWILPVCLGLTNLLIVEVFSLQRLEATRFQKYVTNVIRAFSVLMIPIAATVPSSMSLYWCVSSLVGFSHNLILRSPSVHRLLKLKTARSETPYSDLLSAFIKKYFR